The proteins below come from a single Streptomyces sp. MRC013 genomic window:
- a CDS encoding sigma-70 family RNA polymerase sigma factor: protein MRDDQTPAPPTPSAGRGAIGALVHRAVEGDEQATHDLLAHVHPLALRYCRTRLSRLPGDARHFVEDLAQEVCVAVLMALPRYRDTGRPFEAFVFAIAGHKVADLQRAAMRHPGSTAVPSDEMPERPDDSLGPEERALLSDDAEWARRLLANLPENQRELLVLRVAVGLTAEETGQMLGMSPGAVRVAQHRALSRLRALAGQ, encoded by the coding sequence ATGCGCGACGACCAGACGCCGGCCCCCCCGACGCCCTCCGCCGGGCGGGGGGCGATCGGAGCGCTCGTGCACCGCGCGGTGGAGGGCGACGAGCAGGCCACGCACGACCTCCTGGCCCACGTCCACCCCCTGGCCCTGCGCTACTGCCGCACCCGGCTGAGCCGGCTGCCCGGCGACGCCCGCCACTTCGTCGAGGACCTGGCGCAGGAGGTCTGCGTCGCGGTCCTCATGGCCCTGCCCCGCTACCGGGACACGGGCCGCCCGTTCGAGGCGTTCGTCTTCGCGATCGCCGGGCACAAGGTCGCCGACCTGCAGCGGGCCGCCATGCGGCACCCCGGCTCGACCGCCGTGCCCTCCGACGAGATGCCCGAGCGCCCCGACGACTCGCTGGGCCCCGAGGAGCGGGCCCTCCTCAGCGACGACGCCGAATGGGCCAGGCGCCTGCTGGCCAACCTCCCCGAGAACCAGCGCGAGCTGCTCGTCCTGCGCGTCGCCGTCGGCCTCACCGCCGAGGAGACCGGTCAGATGCTCGGCATGTCCCCCGGGGCCGTACGCGTCGCACAGCACCGCGCGCTCAGCCGCCTGCGGGCCCTGGCCGGCCAGTAG
- a CDS encoding response regulator transcription factor, protein MTSVLVCDDSPLAREALRRAVATVPGVERVTTAANGEEVLRRWGADRSDLILMDVRMPGLGGVETVRRLLSADPGARIIMLTVAEDLDGVALAVAAGARGYLHKDASRAELRATVTQALADPTWRLAPRRLRSAEMGAAPTLTAREIQVLEGMSHGRSNAEIGRELFLSEDTVKTHARRLFKKLGASDRAHAVALGFRWGLVR, encoded by the coding sequence ATGACATCCGTACTCGTCTGCGACGACTCCCCGCTTGCCCGAGAAGCGCTCCGCCGCGCCGTCGCGACCGTGCCCGGCGTCGAGCGCGTGACGACCGCGGCCAACGGCGAGGAAGTCCTCCGCCGCTGGGGCGCGGACCGCTCGGACCTGATCCTGATGGACGTGCGCATGCCCGGCCTGGGCGGTGTGGAGACCGTCCGGCGGCTGCTCTCCGCCGACCCCGGCGCCCGCATCATCATGCTCACGGTCGCCGAGGACCTCGACGGCGTCGCCCTCGCCGTCGCCGCCGGCGCCCGCGGCTACCTGCACAAGGACGCCTCGCGCGCCGAGCTGCGGGCCACGGTCACCCAGGCCCTCGCCGACCCGACCTGGCGGCTCGCCCCGCGCCGGCTGCGCTCCGCCGAGATGGGCGCCGCGCCGACGCTCACGGCCCGCGAGATCCAGGTGCTGGAGGGCATGAGCCACGGCCGGTCGAACGCCGAGATCGGCCGCGAGCTGTTCCTCTCCGAGGACACGGTCAAGACCCACGCACGCCGGCTGTTCAAGAAGCTGGGCGCCTCGGACCGCGCCCACGCCGTCGCGCTCGGCTTCCGCTGGGGCCTGGTGCGCTAG
- a CDS encoding WhiB family transcriptional regulator, with product MADFSRLPGPNADLWDWQLLAACRGVDSSLFFHPEGERGAARSARENSAKEVCMRCPVRAECAAHALAVREPYGVWGGLTEDEREELMGRARARLVTTSTPSGKS from the coding sequence ATGGCAGATTTCTCCCGCCTTCCCGGACCCAACGCCGACCTGTGGGACTGGCAGCTGCTCGCGGCCTGCCGGGGGGTCGACAGCTCGCTGTTCTTCCACCCCGAGGGGGAGCGCGGCGCGGCGCGGAGCGCGCGTGAGAACTCGGCGAAGGAGGTCTGCATGCGCTGCCCGGTGCGGGCCGAGTGCGCCGCCCACGCCCTGGCCGTGCGCGAGCCCTACGGCGTGTGGGGCGGCCTCACCGAGGACGAGCGCGAGGAGCTGATGGGCCGGGCGCGCGCCCGGCTGGTCACGACGTCGACGCCGTCGGGGAAGAGCTGA
- a CDS encoding LysR family transcriptional regulator → MIEARHLRVFRAVAATGSFSAAARELGCTQPAVSQQMKALEASAGTPLLVRTGREMRLTQAGEALVRHAAGILAGLTAAEEEVAAIAGLRAGRVRLVSFPSGSSTLVPTALAALRAEHPGVRVSLVEAEPPRSVEMLREGDCDVALAFRYAGGAAEWDDLVVRPLLADRLVGLVPEGHRLAGAGAVAIGDLAGEPWIAGCPRCRRQLVEVCEEAGFTPSIDFATDDYPAVVGLVGAGLGVAVLPELAVESVRPRGARTVAVEPPVEREIVALTLPDLARVPAVAATLDRLAEAASRA, encoded by the coding sequence GTGATCGAAGCCCGCCACCTCCGAGTCTTCCGCGCCGTGGCCGCCACCGGCTCCTTCTCCGCCGCGGCCCGCGAGCTGGGCTGTACCCAGCCGGCGGTCAGCCAGCAGATGAAGGCGCTGGAGGCGTCCGCGGGCACGCCGCTGCTCGTCCGCACCGGTCGCGAGATGCGCCTCACCCAGGCCGGGGAGGCCCTGGTACGGCACGCCGCGGGAATCCTCGCCGGGCTGACCGCCGCCGAGGAGGAGGTCGCCGCCATCGCGGGCCTGCGCGCCGGCCGCGTCCGGCTCGTCTCCTTCCCCAGCGGCAGCTCCACGCTGGTCCCCACCGCCCTCGCCGCCCTGCGCGCCGAGCACCCCGGCGTCCGGGTCTCCCTCGTCGAGGCGGAGCCGCCCCGCTCGGTCGAGATGCTCCGGGAGGGCGACTGCGACGTCGCCCTGGCCTTCCGGTACGCGGGCGGCGCCGCCGAGTGGGACGACCTGGTGGTGCGACCCCTGCTCGCCGACCGGCTCGTCGGCCTCGTCCCCGAGGGGCACCGGCTGGCCGGCGCGGGCGCCGTGGCGATCGGGGACCTGGCCGGGGAGCCCTGGATCGCGGGCTGCCCCCGGTGCCGGCGCCAGCTGGTGGAGGTCTGCGAGGAGGCCGGCTTCACCCCCTCCATCGACTTCGCCACCGACGACTACCCGGCGGTCGTGGGCCTCGTCGGCGCCGGGCTCGGGGTGGCGGTCCTGCCGGAGCTGGCCGTGGAGTCGGTACGGCCCCGGGGCGCCCGTACGGTCGCGGTCGAGCCGCCGGTGGAGCGGGAGATCGTCGCCCTCACCCTGCCGGACCTGGCGCGGGTCCCGGCCGTCGCGGCCACGCTGGACCGGCTGGCGGAGGCGGCTTCGCGCGCGTAG
- a CDS encoding MOSC domain-containing protein: protein MRVLTVNTGRREKTEHTDAPGGETGIGKVPVEGPVRVADPGPAGVGGGGVAGDAVCDLRHHGGSHRAVYAFAREELDRWEEELGRPLPNGSFGENLTTSGVDVDGALLGERWRIGASLVLEVTDARVPCRTFAGRLGERGWVRRFTERGAPGAYLRVVEPGEVRAGDPVEIAYRPGHGVTVAVAFRARTTRRELLPQVLAAGDAPHPELLEAARRYAERTPRTPVP, encoded by the coding sequence ATGCGGGTGCTGACGGTCAACACGGGGCGCCGGGAGAAGACGGAGCACACCGACGCGCCGGGCGGCGAGACGGGGATCGGGAAGGTCCCGGTGGAGGGGCCCGTACGGGTGGCGGACCCGGGCCCCGCAGGGGTCGGCGGCGGGGGCGTGGCCGGGGACGCCGTGTGCGACCTGCGCCACCACGGCGGTTCGCACCGGGCGGTGTACGCCTTCGCGCGCGAGGAGCTGGACCGCTGGGAGGAGGAGCTGGGCCGGCCGCTGCCGAACGGTTCCTTCGGGGAGAACCTGACCACGTCGGGGGTGGACGTCGACGGGGCGCTGCTCGGGGAGCGGTGGCGGATCGGCGCGTCGCTGGTGCTGGAGGTGACGGACGCGCGCGTGCCGTGCCGCACGTTCGCCGGCCGGCTGGGCGAGCGGGGGTGGGTCAGGCGGTTCACCGAGCGCGGGGCGCCGGGGGCGTACCTGCGGGTGGTCGAGCCGGGCGAGGTCCGGGCGGGCGACCCGGTCGAGATCGCGTACCGGCCGGGCCACGGGGTGACCGTGGCGGTGGCGTTCCGCGCGCGGACCACGCGGCGCGAACTGCTGCCGCAGGTCCTGGCGGCGGGTGACGCCCCGCATCCGGAGCTGCTGGAGGCGGCGCGGAGGTACGCGGAGCGGACGCCCCGGACGCCGGTCCCCTGA
- a CDS encoding SDR family oxidoreductase: MTSALITGATAGIGAAFARRLAADGRDVVLVARDAERLREQATELHDRHGVEAEVLPADLASEEGIAAVEARLADAKRPVDLLVNNAGFGNKGRFLEVAMADELRMLKVHCEAVLRLTAAATAPMCERRRGGVVNVASVAAFVPRGTYGASKAWVVQFTQGVARDLAGSGVRLMALCPGFVRTEFHQRAGMGTDNIPGWMWLDADRVVEDALADLARGRTLSVPDPRYKALMGVVKLVPRGLLGGVSSRAGRRYGPR, from the coding sequence ATGACGAGTGCACTGATTACCGGCGCGACGGCGGGCATCGGGGCCGCGTTCGCGCGGCGGCTGGCGGCCGACGGCCGCGACGTGGTCCTGGTCGCCCGCGACGCGGAGCGGCTGCGGGAGCAGGCGACCGAACTGCACGACCGGCACGGCGTCGAGGCGGAGGTGCTGCCCGCGGACCTCGCCTCGGAGGAGGGCATCGCCGCCGTCGAGGCGCGCCTCGCCGACGCGAAGCGGCCCGTGGACCTGCTGGTCAACAACGCGGGGTTCGGCAACAAGGGCCGCTTCCTGGAGGTGGCGATGGCCGACGAGCTGCGGATGCTGAAGGTGCACTGCGAGGCGGTGCTGCGGCTGACGGCGGCGGCGACGGCGCCGATGTGCGAGCGGCGGCGGGGCGGCGTGGTGAACGTCGCGTCCGTCGCCGCCTTCGTGCCGCGCGGGACGTACGGGGCGTCGAAGGCGTGGGTCGTGCAGTTCACCCAGGGCGTGGCACGGGACCTCGCGGGGAGCGGGGTGCGGCTGATGGCGCTGTGCCCCGGCTTCGTGCGGACGGAGTTCCACCAGCGGGCCGGGATGGGCACGGACAACATCCCCGGGTGGATGTGGCTGGACGCCGACAGGGTCGTGGAGGACGCGCTGGCGGACCTGGCCCGCGGACGGACGCTGTCGGTGCCGGACCCGCGGTACAAGGCGCTGATGGGCGTGGTGAAGCTGGTCCCGCGCGGGCTGCTGGGCGGGGTGAGCTCGCGGGCGGGGCGCAGGTACGGCCCGCGGTAG
- a CDS encoding LysR family transcriptional regulator: MDLRQLEYFVAVAEERNFTRAAERVHISQSGISARIRGLEQELGAELFDRSTRIATLTAAGEAALEHARAALAAADALGRAVAGVTGLVRGRLSLGMVVGCTLTPLFDALAAFHGAHPGVEVLLREADSDRLVAAVRTGALDLALVGTPAPPPEGLESLVLASERLVAAVPAGHPLAERRRPTLRDVAAHPVVCMPPGTGLRAVFDRACADAGVRPAVTLQAGAADAVADLAARGLAVAVLSESMAAHHDDRLTARVIEDARAPALLALVWKNTRDPAVRAFLAHGREAFRPKDPAR; the protein is encoded by the coding sequence ATGGACCTGAGGCAGCTGGAGTACTTCGTCGCGGTCGCCGAGGAGCGGAACTTCACCCGCGCCGCGGAGCGGGTGCACATCAGCCAGTCCGGGATCAGCGCGCGGATACGCGGACTGGAGCAGGAACTGGGCGCGGAGCTGTTCGACCGGTCGACGCGCATCGCCACCCTCACCGCCGCCGGGGAGGCCGCCCTCGAACACGCCCGGGCCGCGCTCGCCGCCGCCGACGCGCTGGGCCGGGCGGTGGCCGGGGTGACGGGTCTGGTACGGGGCCGGCTCTCGCTCGGCATGGTGGTCGGCTGCACGCTCACCCCGCTGTTCGACGCCCTCGCCGCGTTCCACGGGGCGCACCCCGGCGTGGAGGTCCTGCTGCGGGAGGCCGACTCGGACCGGCTCGTCGCGGCGGTCCGCACGGGCGCCCTCGACCTGGCGCTGGTCGGCACCCCGGCCCCGCCCCCCGAGGGACTGGAGTCGCTGGTCCTCGCCAGCGAGCGGCTCGTCGCGGCCGTCCCGGCCGGGCACCCCCTGGCGGAGCGGCGGCGCCCCACCCTGCGCGACGTCGCCGCCCACCCGGTCGTCTGCATGCCGCCCGGCACCGGCCTGCGCGCCGTCTTCGACCGGGCCTGCGCCGACGCGGGGGTGCGGCCCGCCGTCACCCTGCAGGCCGGCGCGGCGGACGCCGTCGCCGACCTGGCCGCACGCGGCCTCGCCGTCGCCGTGCTCAGCGAGTCGATGGCGGCCCACCACGACGACCGGCTCACGGCCCGCGTCATCGAGGACGCCCGGGCGCCCGCGCTGCTCGCCCTGGTCTGGAAGAACACCCGGGACCCGGCGGTCCGCGCGTTCCTCGCCCACGGCCGCGAGGCGTTCCGCCCGAAGGACCCGGCCCGCTGA
- a CDS encoding nuclear transport factor 2 family protein gives MSEQYEKAMRPEDLTRLFVERSNAGDAAGVAALYEEDAVLAYPPGRRTVGREAIRALWERVLADRPHFEPEPPLPTLVCGDVALTSTPPGDGAGARAQVVRRQPDGSWLRVLDQPEFTPPRG, from the coding sequence ATGTCGGAGCAGTACGAGAAGGCCATGCGGCCCGAGGACCTCACCCGCCTGTTCGTGGAGCGGTCGAACGCCGGGGACGCGGCCGGGGTCGCCGCGCTCTACGAGGAGGACGCGGTGCTCGCGTACCCGCCCGGGCGGCGGACGGTCGGCCGGGAGGCGATCCGCGCGCTGTGGGAGCGGGTGCTGGCCGACCGGCCGCACTTCGAGCCGGAGCCGCCGCTCCCGACGCTCGTCTGCGGCGACGTCGCGCTCACCTCCACGCCGCCGGGGGACGGTGCCGGGGCGCGGGCGCAGGTGGTGCGGCGCCAGCCCGACGGGAGCTGGCTGCGGGTGCTGGACCAGCCGGAGTTCACGCCGCCGCGCGGCTGA
- the groL gene encoding chaperonin GroEL (60 kDa chaperone family; promotes refolding of misfolded polypeptides especially under stressful conditions; forms two stacked rings of heptamers to form a barrel-shaped 14mer; ends can be capped by GroES; misfolded proteins enter the barrel where they are refolded when GroES binds): MAKILKFDEDARRALERGVNKLADTVKVTIGPKGRNVVIDKKFGAPTITNDGVTIAREVEVEDPYENLGAQLVKEVATKTNDIAGDGTTTATVLAQALVREGLRNVAAGASPAALKKGIDAAVKAVSDELLATARPIDEKSDIAAVAALSAQDQQVGELIAEAMDKVGKDGVITVEESNTFGLELDFTEGMAFDKGYLSPYMVTDQERMEAVLDDPYILIHQGKIAAIADLLPLLEKIIQTGGSKPLLIVAEDVEGEALSTLVVNKIRGTFNAVAVKAPGFGDRRKAMLGDMAALTGATVVAEEVGLKLDQVGLDVLGTARRVTVTKDDTVIVDGGGRSEDVQGRVAQIKAEIETTDSDWDREKLQERLAKLAGGVCVIKVGAATEVELKEKKHRLEDAISATRAAVEEGIVSGGGSALVHAVKVLEGNLGKEGDEATGVTVVRRAAVEPLRWIAENAGLEGYVITSKVAELDKGQGFNAATGEYGDLVKAGVIDPVKVTRSALENAASIASLLLTTETLVVEKKEEEPAEAGHGHGHGHSH, translated from the coding sequence ATGGCGAAGATCCTGAAGTTCGACGAGGACGCCCGTCGCGCCCTTGAGCGCGGCGTCAACAAGCTTGCCGACACCGTCAAGGTGACGATCGGCCCCAAGGGTCGCAACGTCGTCATCGACAAGAAGTTCGGTGCGCCCACCATCACCAACGACGGGGTCACCATCGCCCGCGAGGTCGAGGTCGAGGACCCGTACGAGAACCTCGGCGCCCAGCTGGTGAAGGAGGTGGCGACCAAGACCAACGACATCGCGGGCGACGGCACCACCACCGCCACCGTCCTGGCCCAGGCGCTGGTCCGCGAGGGTCTGCGCAACGTCGCCGCGGGCGCCTCCCCGGCCGCCCTGAAGAAGGGCATCGACGCCGCGGTCAAGGCCGTCTCCGACGAGCTGCTCGCCACGGCCCGCCCGATCGACGAGAAGTCCGACATCGCCGCGGTCGCCGCGCTCTCCGCCCAGGACCAGCAGGTCGGCGAGCTGATCGCCGAGGCCATGGACAAGGTCGGCAAGGACGGCGTCATCACCGTCGAGGAGTCCAACACCTTCGGCCTGGAGCTGGACTTCACCGAGGGCATGGCCTTCGACAAGGGCTACCTGTCGCCGTACATGGTCACCGACCAGGAGCGCATGGAGGCCGTCCTCGACGACCCGTACATCCTGATCCACCAGGGCAAGATCGCCGCCATCGCGGACCTGCTGCCCCTCCTGGAGAAGATCATCCAGACCGGTGGCTCCAAGCCGCTGCTGATCGTCGCCGAGGACGTCGAGGGCGAGGCCCTGTCGACCCTGGTCGTGAACAAGATCCGCGGCACGTTCAACGCCGTCGCGGTCAAGGCCCCCGGCTTCGGCGACCGCCGCAAGGCGATGCTCGGCGACATGGCCGCCCTGACCGGCGCCACCGTCGTCGCCGAGGAGGTCGGCCTCAAGCTCGACCAGGTCGGCCTCGACGTGCTGGGCACCGCCCGCCGCGTGACCGTCACCAAGGACGACACCGTCATCGTCGACGGCGGCGGCAGGTCCGAGGACGTCCAGGGCCGCGTCGCGCAGATCAAGGCCGAGATCGAGACGACCGACTCCGACTGGGACCGCGAGAAGCTGCAGGAGCGCCTCGCGAAGCTCGCCGGCGGCGTGTGCGTCATCAAGGTCGGCGCCGCCACCGAGGTGGAGCTGAAGGAGAAGAAGCACCGTCTGGAGGACGCCATCTCCGCAACCCGCGCCGCGGTCGAGGAGGGCATCGTCTCCGGTGGCGGTTCCGCGCTGGTCCACGCCGTCAAGGTGCTGGAGGGCAACCTCGGCAAGGAGGGCGACGAGGCCACCGGCGTCACGGTCGTCCGCCGCGCCGCCGTCGAGCCGCTGCGCTGGATCGCCGAGAACGCCGGCCTCGAGGGCTACGTCATCACCTCGAAGGTCGCCGAGCTCGACAAGGGCCAGGGCTTCAACGCCGCCACCGGCGAGTACGGCGACCTGGTCAAGGCCGGCGTCATCGACCCGGTGAAGGTCACCCGCTCGGCGCTGGAGAACGCCGCGTCGATCGCCTCCCTCCTCCTCACCACCGAGACCCTCGTGGTGGAGAAGAAGGAGGAGGAGCCGGCGGAAGCGGGCCACGGCCACGGCCACGGCCACTCCCACTGA
- the groES gene encoding co-chaperone GroES, which yields MTTTSSKVAIKPLEDRIVVQPLDAEQTTASGLVIPDTAKEKPQEGVVLAVGPGRFENGERLPLDVKTGDVVLYSKYGGTEVKYSGEEYLVLSARDVLAIVEK from the coding sequence GTGACGACCACCAGCTCCAAGGTTGCCATCAAGCCGCTCGAGGACCGCATCGTGGTCCAGCCGCTCGACGCCGAGCAGACCACGGCCTCGGGCCTGGTCATCCCGGACACCGCCAAGGAGAAGCCCCAGGAGGGCGTCGTCCTGGCCGTCGGCCCGGGCCGCTTCGAGAACGGCGAGCGCCTGCCGCTCGACGTCAAGACCGGCGACGTCGTGCTCTACAGCAAGTACGGCGGCACCGAGGTGAAGTACAGCGGCGAGGAGTACCTCGTCCTCTCGGCCCGCGACGTGCTCGCGATCGTCGAGAAGTAA
- a CDS encoding class I SAM-dependent methyltransferase, whose product MGRVTDLAAFSALLTDEGRDLLAGLRHHDPAQELAVASRLRRSHPAALVSAALGQARLRQRAAAKFGADDAHRMFFTPNGVEQATRAPVARHRAEAFARLGVRSVADLCCGIGGDAVALARAGIAVLAVDRDPLTAAVARANAEALGLADLVEVACADVTEVDVSGYDAVFADPARRGGRGRVFAPEAYSPPLSWAVEAARRAPYAALKVAPGVPHEAVPPDAGAEWVSDGGDVKEAVLWFGTAPGSVRATLLPSGATLTASATPPAPPVRGVGRYLYEPDGAVIRAHLVAEVAARLDGGLIDPTIAYVTADELRPTPYAAAYEITDELPFNLKRLKALLREREVGVLTVKKRGSAVEPEEVRRRVKPKGPHAATVFLTRVAGAPTMLVGRPAAAPEGRG is encoded by the coding sequence ATGGGACGGGTGACCGATCTCGCCGCCTTCTCCGCGCTCCTCACCGACGAGGGCCGCGACCTCCTCGCCGGCCTGCGCCACCACGACCCCGCCCAGGAGCTGGCCGTCGCCTCCCGGCTGCGCCGGAGCCACCCCGCGGCGCTGGTGTCGGCGGCGCTCGGCCAGGCGCGGCTGCGCCAGCGGGCGGCGGCGAAGTTCGGCGCCGACGACGCGCACCGGATGTTCTTCACGCCGAACGGCGTCGAGCAGGCCACACGCGCCCCGGTCGCCCGGCACCGGGCCGAGGCCTTCGCCCGGCTCGGCGTGCGGAGCGTCGCGGACCTGTGCTGCGGGATCGGCGGCGACGCGGTGGCGCTGGCCCGCGCGGGCATCGCCGTCCTCGCCGTCGACCGCGACCCGCTCACGGCGGCCGTCGCCCGCGCCAACGCCGAGGCGCTGGGCCTCGCCGACCTGGTCGAGGTGGCCTGCGCCGACGTCACGGAGGTCGACGTGTCCGGGTACGACGCGGTGTTCGCGGACCCGGCGCGCAGGGGCGGGCGGGGCAGGGTCTTCGCCCCGGAGGCGTACTCGCCGCCCCTGTCGTGGGCGGTGGAGGCGGCCCGCCGGGCCCCGTACGCGGCGCTGAAGGTCGCGCCGGGCGTCCCGCACGAGGCGGTGCCGCCGGACGCCGGGGCGGAGTGGGTCTCCGACGGCGGGGACGTGAAGGAGGCCGTGCTGTGGTTCGGCACGGCCCCCGGCTCCGTGCGGGCGACGCTGCTGCCGTCCGGAGCGACCCTGACCGCGTCCGCGACGCCGCCCGCCCCGCCGGTCCGGGGGGTCGGCCGCTACCTGTACGAGCCGGACGGCGCCGTGATCCGGGCGCACCTGGTCGCGGAGGTCGCCGCGCGGCTGGACGGCGGGCTGATCGACCCGACGATCGCGTACGTCACGGCGGACGAGCTGCGCCCGACGCCCTACGCCGCCGCGTACGAGATCACCGACGAGCTGCCGTTCAACCTGAAGCGGCTGAAGGCGCTGCTGCGGGAGCGGGAGGTGGGCGTCCTGACGGTGAAGAAGCGCGGCTCGGCGGTGGAGCCGGAGGAGGTGCGCCGCCGGGTGAAGCCGAAGGGGCCGCACGCGGCGACGGTGTTCCTCACCCGTGTGGCGGGGGCGCCGACGATGCTGGTCGGCCGGCCCGCCGCGGCGCCGGAGGGCCGGGGCTGA